One Xenopus tropicalis strain Nigerian chromosome 8, UCB_Xtro_10.0, whole genome shotgun sequence genomic window carries:
- the ndufaf1 gene encoding complex I intermediate-associated protein 30, mitochondrial isoform X1, whose product MALSLNIIQKLHLCRHPRWTKPFCPLLHPSSQLLQCKLYSSKYRRPGLPPDNTPPWKRINFSFEKGVAGVKKHFGLLKKEVEDHLRGPGGKTLRENILEQTNVVWEFRSLEDLDKWTLSSDQEIGGKSQVSLKLGRNNQTALFYGTLNTEVPRDGETRYSGYCTMKSKTPLGAFNRKLHYDWSNFNTLYLRVRGDGRPWMVNIKSDSYFSQQRDDLYNYFIYTQGGPYWQDIKCRENVYISLSSCCLWQIPFSKFFLSSRGRIQDNQHPLWTDKITAVGFTLGDKANGPFQLEIDFIGLCNDRAHTEEFAYEKYKRNP is encoded by the exons ATGGCTTTAAGCTTAAATATAATACAGAAGCTACATCTGTGCAGACATCCCAGATGGACTAAACCATTCTGCCCATTGTTGCACCCGTCTTCACAACTCTTGCAATGCAAACTGTACAGCAGCAAATATCGCAGGCCTGGCCTCCCCCCAGACAACACTCCTCCTTGGAAAAGGATCAATTTCAGCTTTGAGAAGGGAGTGGCAGGAGTGAAGAAACACTTTGGGTTGCTGAAGAAGGAAGTAGAGGATCATTTGAGAGGTCCTGGGGGAAAGACTTTGAGGGAGAATATTTTGGAGCAGACAAATGTTGTTTGGGAGTTCAGAAGCTTAGAGGATCTGGACAAATGGACTCTATCGTCAGACCAGGAGATAGGAGGGAAAAGTCAGGTGTCTCTAAAGCTGGGAAGGAACAATCAGACAGCTCTTTTTTATGGTACCCTCAATACTGAAGTTCCTCGGGATGGCGAAACAAGATACAGTGGGTACTGCACTATGAAGTCCAAAACCCCTTTG GGAGCATTCAATCGTAAGCTGCATTATGACTGGTCCAACTTTAACACTCTGTACTTGCGAGTACGTGGGGATGGACGACCTTGGATGGTGAACATCAAGTCAGACAGCTATTTCTCCCAACAAAGGGATGATCtatacaattatttcatatacACCCAAGGAGGCCCTTACTGGCAAGACATAAAG TGCAGAGAAAATGTGTACATCTCATTGAGTAGTTGTTGTCTCTGGCAGATCCCTTTCTCCAAATTCTTCTTATCCAGTCGTGGCAGAATTCAGGACAACCAGCATCCTCTATGGACTGACAAG atAACTGCGGTTGGATTTACCCTTGGTGACAAGGCCAATGGACCCTTTCAGCTGGAAATAGACTTTATTGGTCTTTGCAATGACAGAGCACACACAGAAGAATTTGCCTATGAGAAATATAAGCGCAACCCATAA
- the ndufaf1 gene encoding complex I intermediate-associated protein 30, mitochondrial isoform X3, with translation MALSLNIIQKLHLCRHPRWTKPFCPLLHPSSQLLQCKLYSSKYRRPGLPPDNTPPWKRINFSFEKGVAGVKKHFGLLKKEVEDHLRGPGGKTLRENILEQTNVVWEFRSLEDLDKWTLSSDQEIGGKSQVSLKLGRNNQTALFYGTLNTEVPRDGETRYSGYCTMKSKTPLGAFNRKLHYDWSNFNTLYLRVRGDGRPWMVNIKSDSYFSQQRDDLYNYFIYTQGGPYWQDIKIPFSKFFLSSRGRIQDNQHPLWTDKITAVGFTLGDKANGPFQLEIDFIGLCNDRAHTEEFAYEKYKRNP, from the exons ATGGCTTTAAGCTTAAATATAATACAGAAGCTACATCTGTGCAGACATCCCAGATGGACTAAACCATTCTGCCCATTGTTGCACCCGTCTTCACAACTCTTGCAATGCAAACTGTACAGCAGCAAATATCGCAGGCCTGGCCTCCCCCCAGACAACACTCCTCCTTGGAAAAGGATCAATTTCAGCTTTGAGAAGGGAGTGGCAGGAGTGAAGAAACACTTTGGGTTGCTGAAGAAGGAAGTAGAGGATCATTTGAGAGGTCCTGGGGGAAAGACTTTGAGGGAGAATATTTTGGAGCAGACAAATGTTGTTTGGGAGTTCAGAAGCTTAGAGGATCTGGACAAATGGACTCTATCGTCAGACCAGGAGATAGGAGGGAAAAGTCAGGTGTCTCTAAAGCTGGGAAGGAACAATCAGACAGCTCTTTTTTATGGTACCCTCAATACTGAAGTTCCTCGGGATGGCGAAACAAGATACAGTGGGTACTGCACTATGAAGTCCAAAACCCCTTTG GGAGCATTCAATCGTAAGCTGCATTATGACTGGTCCAACTTTAACACTCTGTACTTGCGAGTACGTGGGGATGGACGACCTTGGATGGTGAACATCAAGTCAGACAGCTATTTCTCCCAACAAAGGGATGATCtatacaattatttcatatacACCCAAGGAGGCCCTTACTGGCAAGACATAAAG ATCCCTTTCTCCAAATTCTTCTTATCCAGTCGTGGCAGAATTCAGGACAACCAGCATCCTCTATGGACTGACAAG atAACTGCGGTTGGATTTACCCTTGGTGACAAGGCCAATGGACCCTTTCAGCTGGAAATAGACTTTATTGGTCTTTGCAATGACAGAGCACACACAGAAGAATTTGCCTATGAGAAATATAAGCGCAACCCATAA
- the ndufaf1 gene encoding complex I intermediate-associated protein 30, mitochondrial isoform X2 — MVILCACFSCSPIPAMALSLNIIQKLHLCRHPRWTKPFCPLLHPSSQLLQCKLYSSKYRRPGLPPDNTPPWKRINFSFEKGVAGVKKHFGLLKKEVEDHLRGPGGKTLRENILEQTNVVWEFRSLEDLDKWTLSSDQEIGGKSQVSLKLGRNNQTALFYGTLNTEVPRDGETRYSGYCTMKSKTPLGAFNRKLHYDWSNFNTLYLRVRGDGRPWMVNIKSDSYFSQQRDDLYNYFIYTQGGPYWQDIKIPFSKFFLSSRGRIQDNQHPLWTDKITAVGFTLGDKANGPFQLEIDFIGLCNDRAHTEEFAYEKYKRNP, encoded by the exons ATGGTAATACTGTGTGCTTGCTTCAGCTGCAGCCCCATACCAG CAATGGCTTTAAGCTTAAATATAATACAGAAGCTACATCTGTGCAGACATCCCAGATGGACTAAACCATTCTGCCCATTGTTGCACCCGTCTTCACAACTCTTGCAATGCAAACTGTACAGCAGCAAATATCGCAGGCCTGGCCTCCCCCCAGACAACACTCCTCCTTGGAAAAGGATCAATTTCAGCTTTGAGAAGGGAGTGGCAGGAGTGAAGAAACACTTTGGGTTGCTGAAGAAGGAAGTAGAGGATCATTTGAGAGGTCCTGGGGGAAAGACTTTGAGGGAGAATATTTTGGAGCAGACAAATGTTGTTTGGGAGTTCAGAAGCTTAGAGGATCTGGACAAATGGACTCTATCGTCAGACCAGGAGATAGGAGGGAAAAGTCAGGTGTCTCTAAAGCTGGGAAGGAACAATCAGACAGCTCTTTTTTATGGTACCCTCAATACTGAAGTTCCTCGGGATGGCGAAACAAGATACAGTGGGTACTGCACTATGAAGTCCAAAACCCCTTTG GGAGCATTCAATCGTAAGCTGCATTATGACTGGTCCAACTTTAACACTCTGTACTTGCGAGTACGTGGGGATGGACGACCTTGGATGGTGAACATCAAGTCAGACAGCTATTTCTCCCAACAAAGGGATGATCtatacaattatttcatatacACCCAAGGAGGCCCTTACTGGCAAGACATAAAG ATCCCTTTCTCCAAATTCTTCTTATCCAGTCGTGGCAGAATTCAGGACAACCAGCATCCTCTATGGACTGACAAG atAACTGCGGTTGGATTTACCCTTGGTGACAAGGCCAATGGACCCTTTCAGCTGGAAATAGACTTTATTGGTCTTTGCAATGACAGAGCACACACAGAAGAATTTGCCTATGAGAAATATAAGCGCAACCCATAA
- the rtf1 gene encoding RNA polymerase-associated protein RTF1 homolog isoform X1 — protein sequence MVKKRKGRVVIDSDTEDSGSDENLDQELLSLAKRKRSDSEEKEQPISKPAATSDSETSDSDDEWTVTGQSKNKKKGKPGKGGEKKAAMKKQANRAASSASSGKDSSEESSAPEEGEVSDSDSNSSSSSSDSDSSSEDEEFCDGYGEDFMGDEEDRARLEQMTEKEREQELFNRIEKREVLKRRFEIKKKLKTAKRKEKKEKEKKKKHDEEQEKKKQTQVLEAQLQVTSHNKERRSKRDEKLDKKSQAMEELRAEREKRKNKTAELIARKQPLKTSEVYSDDEEEEEDDKSSEKSNRSSRSSSSSDEDEETVEIPPKSLPVSLPEELNKVRLSRHKLERWCHMPFFAKTVSGCFVRIGIGNHNSKPVYRVAEITGVVETGKVYQLGGTRTNKGLQLRHGNDQRVFRLEFVSNQEFTESEFMKWKEAMFSAGMQLPTLDEINKKELSIKEAMNYKFNDQDIEEIVKEKERFRKAPPNYAMKKTQLMKDKAMAEEAGDQDRAKQIQDELNELEERAEALDRQRTKNISAISYINQRNREWNIVESEKALVAESQSMKQQQMDPFTRRQCKPTMVSNSRDPAVQAAIIAQLNAKYGSGASNDASKDTGSAQSKDKDGNTKSASDLSEDLFKVHDFDVKIDLQVPSSESKSLAISSKAPPAKDGAPRRSLNLEDYKKRRGLI from the exons ATGGTGAAGAAACGGAAAGGCCGGGTGGTCATAGACTCCGATACCGAGGATAGCGGTAGCGACGAGAATTTGGATCAG GAGCTTCTGTCTTTGGCCAAGCGCAAGAGGAGTGATTCAGAAGAGAAGGAACAGCCAATAAGCAAGCCGGCAGCAACCTCTGACTCGGAGACCTCTGATAGTGATGATGAG TGGACAGTCACAGGACAgtcaaaaaacaagaaaaaagggAAACCGGGGAAAGGAGGGGAGAAGAAGGCAGCTATGAAGAAACAGGCCAACCGGGCAGCATCTTCTGCCAGCTCTGGCAAGGACAGCTCTGAGGAGAGCTCTGCTCCAGAAGAAG GCGAGGTGTCGGATTCTGATAGTAACAGCTCCTCCTCCAGTTCTGATTCAGATTCTTCATCTGAAGATGAAGAGTTCTGCGATGGCTATGGGGAGGACTTCATGGGGGATGAAGAAGATCGGGCTCGACTTGAGCAGATGACTGAGAAAGAGAGGGAACAAGAACTGTTTAATCGGATAGAAAAGCGGGAAGTGCTCAAACGAAG ATTTGAAATAAAGAAGAAGCTAAAAACagcaaaaaggaaagaaaagaaagaaaaagagaaaaagaagaagcATGATGAAGAACAGGAGAAAAAGAAGCAAACACAGGTCTTGGAGGCACAGTTACAG GTAACTTCACATAATAAAGAAAGGAGGTCAAAGCGGGATGAAAAGTTGGATAAGAAATCTCAAGCAATGGAAGAATTGcgagcagagagagagaaaaggaagaATAAGACTG CAGAGTTGATTGCCAGAAAACAGCCTCTGAAGACCAGCGAGGTATATTCTGACgatgaagaggaagaagaggatgaTAAGTCTAGTGAAAAAAGCAACCGATCTTCTAGATCATCTTCTTCATCTGATGAAGACGAAGA GACTGTTGAGATTCCACCAAAATCTCTGCCTGTATCTTTGCCAGAAGAGCTCAACAAGGTTCGGTTGTCTCGACACAAATTGGAACGTTGGTGTCATATGCCCTTTTTTGCCAAGACTGTCTCAGGCTGTTTTGTGCGGATAGGCATTGGAAACCATAACAGCAAACCTGTATACAGA GTTGCAGAAATCACTGGTGTGGTGGAGACTGGAAAAGTATACCAGTTGGGCGGGACAAGGACAAATAAAGGCCTGCAGTTACG GCATGGCAACGACCAGAGGGTGTTCCGACTGGAGTTCGTCTCTAACCAAGAGTTTACAGAAAGCGAGTTCATGAAATGGAAAGAGGCG ATGTTTTCTGCTGGAATGCAGCTTCCCACTCTCGATGAAATCAACAAGAAGGAACTATCAATTAAAGAAGCCATGAATTATAAATTTAATGACCAGGATATTGAGGAG ATTGTAAAGGAAAAGGAACGGTTTAGAAAAGCTCCTCCGAATTATGCCATGAAGAAAACTCAGCTTATGAAGGATAAG GCAATGGCGGAGGAAGCTGGAGATCAAGACAGAGCTAAGCAGATTCAAGATGAGTTGAATGAACTTGAGGAGCGGGCTGAAGCTTTGGATCGGCAGCGGACAAAAAACATCTCTGCCATAAG ttatatcaACCAGCGAAACAGAGAATGGAATATTGTGGAGTCTGAGAAGGCTTTAGTG GCAGAGAGTCAGAGCATGAAGCAGCAGCAGATGGATCCCTTCACTAGGAGGCAATGCAAGCCAACCATGGTGTCTAAT TCCAGGGATCCTGCAGTTCAGGCAGCCATTATTGCTCAGCTAAATGCAAAGTATGGTTCCGGAGCTAGCAACGATGCATCTAAAGACACAGGCTCG GCTCAAAGCAAGGATAAAGATGGAAACACCAAGTCAGCCAGTGACCTCTCGGAAGACCTGTTTAAAGTGCATGATTTTGATGTCAAGATCGACCTCCAAGTCCCTAGTTCAG AATCAAAATCTCTCGCCATCTCCTCAAAAGCACCACCAGCAAAGGACGGAGCACCCCGCCGATCTCTGAATCTGGAGGACTACAAAAAAAGGAGAGGACTTATCTGA
- the rtf1 gene encoding RNA polymerase-associated protein RTF1 homolog, whose protein sequence is MKKQANRAASSASSGKDSSEESSAPEEGEVSDSDSNSSSSSSDSDSSSEDEEFCDGYGEDFMGDEEDRARLEQMTEKEREQELFNRIEKREVLKRRFEIKKKLKTAKRKEKKEKEKKKKHDEEQEKKKQTQVLEAQLQVTSHNKERRSKRDEKLDKKSQAMEELRAEREKRKNKTAELIARKQPLKTSEVYSDDEEEEEDDKSSEKSNRSSRSSSSSDEDEETVEIPPKSLPVSLPEELNKVRLSRHKLERWCHMPFFAKTVSGCFVRIGIGNHNSKPVYRVAEITGVVETGKVYQLGGTRTNKGLQLRHGNDQRVFRLEFVSNQEFTESEFMKWKEAMFSAGMQLPTLDEINKKELSIKEAMNYKFNDQDIEEIVKEKERFRKAPPNYAMKKTQLMKDKAMAEEAGDQDRAKQIQDELNELEERAEALDRQRTKNISAISYINQRNREWNIVESEKALVAESQSMKQQQMDPFTRRQCKPTMVSNSRDPAVQAAIIAQLNAKYGSGASNDASKDTGSAQSKDKDGNTKSASDLSEDLFKVHDFDVKIDLQVPSSESKSLAISSKAPPAKDGAPRRSLNLEDYKKRRGLI, encoded by the exons ATGAAGAAACAGGCCAACCGGGCAGCATCTTCTGCCAGCTCTGGCAAGGACAGCTCTGAGGAGAGCTCTGCTCCAGAAGAAG GCGAGGTGTCGGATTCTGATAGTAACAGCTCCTCCTCCAGTTCTGATTCAGATTCTTCATCTGAAGATGAAGAGTTCTGCGATGGCTATGGGGAGGACTTCATGGGGGATGAAGAAGATCGGGCTCGACTTGAGCAGATGACTGAGAAAGAGAGGGAACAAGAACTGTTTAATCGGATAGAAAAGCGGGAAGTGCTCAAACGAAG ATTTGAAATAAAGAAGAAGCTAAAAACagcaaaaaggaaagaaaagaaagaaaaagagaaaaagaagaagcATGATGAAGAACAGGAGAAAAAGAAGCAAACACAGGTCTTGGAGGCACAGTTACAG GTAACTTCACATAATAAAGAAAGGAGGTCAAAGCGGGATGAAAAGTTGGATAAGAAATCTCAAGCAATGGAAGAATTGcgagcagagagagagaaaaggaagaATAAGACTG CAGAGTTGATTGCCAGAAAACAGCCTCTGAAGACCAGCGAGGTATATTCTGACgatgaagaggaagaagaggatgaTAAGTCTAGTGAAAAAAGCAACCGATCTTCTAGATCATCTTCTTCATCTGATGAAGACGAAGA GACTGTTGAGATTCCACCAAAATCTCTGCCTGTATCTTTGCCAGAAGAGCTCAACAAGGTTCGGTTGTCTCGACACAAATTGGAACGTTGGTGTCATATGCCCTTTTTTGCCAAGACTGTCTCAGGCTGTTTTGTGCGGATAGGCATTGGAAACCATAACAGCAAACCTGTATACAGA GTTGCAGAAATCACTGGTGTGGTGGAGACTGGAAAAGTATACCAGTTGGGCGGGACAAGGACAAATAAAGGCCTGCAGTTACG GCATGGCAACGACCAGAGGGTGTTCCGACTGGAGTTCGTCTCTAACCAAGAGTTTACAGAAAGCGAGTTCATGAAATGGAAAGAGGCG ATGTTTTCTGCTGGAATGCAGCTTCCCACTCTCGATGAAATCAACAAGAAGGAACTATCAATTAAAGAAGCCATGAATTATAAATTTAATGACCAGGATATTGAGGAG ATTGTAAAGGAAAAGGAACGGTTTAGAAAAGCTCCTCCGAATTATGCCATGAAGAAAACTCAGCTTATGAAGGATAAG GCAATGGCGGAGGAAGCTGGAGATCAAGACAGAGCTAAGCAGATTCAAGATGAGTTGAATGAACTTGAGGAGCGGGCTGAAGCTTTGGATCGGCAGCGGACAAAAAACATCTCTGCCATAAG ttatatcaACCAGCGAAACAGAGAATGGAATATTGTGGAGTCTGAGAAGGCTTTAGTG GCAGAGAGTCAGAGCATGAAGCAGCAGCAGATGGATCCCTTCACTAGGAGGCAATGCAAGCCAACCATGGTGTCTAAT TCCAGGGATCCTGCAGTTCAGGCAGCCATTATTGCTCAGCTAAATGCAAAGTATGGTTCCGGAGCTAGCAACGATGCATCTAAAGACACAGGCTCG GCTCAAAGCAAGGATAAAGATGGAAACACCAAGTCAGCCAGTGACCTCTCGGAAGACCTGTTTAAAGTGCATGATTTTGATGTCAAGATCGACCTCCAAGTCCCTAGTTCAG AATCAAAATCTCTCGCCATCTCCTCAAAAGCACCACCAGCAAAGGACGGAGCACCCCGCCGATCTCTGAATCTGGAGGACTACAAAAAAAGGAGAGGACTTATCTGA